The Solirubrobacterales bacterium genome includes a region encoding these proteins:
- a CDS encoding pyridoxal-phosphate dependent enzyme produces the protein MPLQIGLERLRLGEGPTPVRELTRLGDERGRAPVWIKDDGAYAPAGGNKARKLEWLLADARRRGKRTILTGGALGTNHGLATALFARRLGMRTVLVLVPQPETEHVRRQLERMRASGAELHRAPGVARAYALAASLMLRRASAPVKLPYFLRPGGSVPLGCVGYVEAAMELSEQVQAGDLPEPSHIVVPLGSGGTAAGLLAGLRLAGLHSRLVCVLVNDLIRVDERTVARLARRTLRLLHKHGANVGDGEIAAEDVDLERGWLGAGYGHSTPAAERAIVLFAEREDVVLEPVYTAKAAAALLDLNRRGAFGKGPVLYWHTYSRPDGA, from the coding sequence ATGCCGCTCCAAATCGGCCTGGAACGGCTGAGGCTGGGGGAGGGGCCGACCCCGGTGCGGGAGCTGACCCGGCTTGGCGATGAGCGCGGGCGAGCGCCCGTGTGGATCAAGGACGACGGCGCCTATGCCCCCGCGGGCGGCAACAAGGCGCGCAAGCTCGAGTGGCTGCTTGCCGACGCACGCCGCCGCGGCAAGCGCACCATCCTCACGGGCGGAGCGCTGGGCACCAATCACGGGCTGGCGACTGCACTGTTCGCCCGCCGGCTCGGGATGCGGACGGTGCTCGTCCTGGTGCCCCAGCCAGAGACCGAGCACGTCCGCCGCCAGCTCGAGCGGATGCGCGCCAGCGGCGCCGAGCTCCATCGGGCGCCGGGCGTGGCGCGCGCCTACGCGCTGGCCGCTTCGTTGATGCTCCGGCGCGCCAGCGCGCCGGTGAAGCTCCCCTACTTCCTCCGCCCCGGCGGATCCGTGCCGCTGGGCTGCGTCGGCTACGTGGAGGCAGCGATGGAGCTCTCCGAGCAGGTCCAGGCGGGCGACCTCCCGGAGCCCTCGCACATCGTCGTCCCGCTGGGTAGTGGCGGTACAGCGGCCGGGCTGCTCGCCGGCCTGAGGCTCGCCGGCCTGCACTCGCGCCTCGTCTGCGTGCTGGTCAACGACCTGATCCGGGTCGACGAGCGGACCGTCGCCAGGCTCGCTCGCCGGACTCTGCGCTTGCTACATAAGCACGGCGCCAACGTCGGGGACGGCGAGATCGCGGCCGAGGACGTGGACCTGGAGCGCGGCTGGTTGGGCGCAGGCTACGGGCACTCGACGCCGGCGGCGGAGCGCGCGATCGTGCTCTTCGCCGAGCGGGAGGACGTGGTGCTGGAGCCGGTCTACACGGCTAAGGCGGCGGCCGCGCTCCTGGACCTCAACCGCCGCGGCGCCTTCGGGAAGGGCCCGGTGCTCTACTGGCACACGTACAGCCGTCCGGACGGCGCCTGA
- a CDS encoding 5'-3' exonuclease H3TH domain-containing protein — protein MRVHLLDGTYELFRHFFAVPSHRDAEDAEVGAVRGVLGTVVTILEDGATHLGVATDHVIESFRNELWPGYKTGAGVDPELLAQFPLLEEAIEALGVRVWPMVDQEADDALAAAAAHAADDERVEQVLILTPDKDLAQCVSGTRVVQLDRRHRRLMDQEGVRGKFGVGPASIPDWLALVGDSADGFPGLPGWGAKSASAVLARYEHLEKIPEEASSWEVEVRGPAKLATTLVAQRDLATLFRDLATLRTDAPVGAVDDWRWLGPTPAFQQWAERLDAAGLAERARRLAERRKG, from the coding sequence GTGCGCGTCCACCTACTCGACGGGACGTACGAGCTGTTCCGTCACTTCTTCGCAGTGCCGTCGCACCGCGACGCGGAGGACGCCGAGGTGGGCGCTGTGCGCGGGGTGCTCGGAACCGTGGTGACGATCCTCGAGGACGGCGCCACCCACCTCGGCGTAGCCACGGACCACGTGATCGAGTCGTTCCGCAACGAGCTCTGGCCCGGCTACAAGACGGGTGCCGGCGTCGACCCGGAGCTGTTGGCCCAGTTCCCGTTGCTGGAGGAGGCGATCGAGGCGCTGGGCGTTCGGGTCTGGCCGATGGTGGACCAGGAGGCCGACGACGCCCTGGCCGCGGCGGCCGCGCATGCCGCGGATGATGAGCGGGTGGAACAGGTGCTGATCCTGACGCCCGACAAGGATCTGGCGCAATGCGTGTCCGGAACGCGAGTGGTGCAGCTCGACCGCCGCCACCGCCGGCTGATGGACCAGGAGGGCGTGCGCGGGAAGTTCGGCGTCGGCCCCGCCTCCATCCCCGACTGGCTGGCGCTCGTGGGCGACAGTGCCGACGGCTTCCCGGGCCTGCCCGGTTGGGGCGCCAAGTCGGCCTCTGCCGTCCTGGCCCGCTACGAGCACCTGGAGAAGATCCCCGAGGAGGCGAGCAGCTGGGAGGTGGAGGTACGCGGGCCAGCGAAGCTCGCGACGACACTGGTGGCTCAGCGTGATCTGGCGACGCTCTTCCGCGACCTCGCCACCCTGCGCACCGACGCGCCCGTGGGGGCGGTCGACGATTGGCGGTGGCTGGGGCCCACGCCCGCGTTCCAGCAATGGGCAGAGCGACTCGACGCCGCCGGGCTCGCCGAGCGTGCGCGTCGCCTGGCGGAGCGAAGGAAAGGCTGA
- a CDS encoding DUF354 domain-containing protein, with protein sequence MRIWVDMSAPAHVLVLRPIIARLRDAGHHVQVTSREYAQTQELLELQGIEHTPIGRHGGASRAQKLLRLMQRTPMMRRFGKGRGFELALGHGSYDLAMAARSLGIPEVNMHDYEFAVMQHRIACRLATRVIFPDSVPPERLRRYGVGLEKLRQYPGLKEEYYLADFEPDPGVLEGLGVDSRRVVVVVRPPPDVSLYHRRSNPLFPQVLARLGADPGVHAVVLPRTDAQRSHLKSLDLPSLIVAEGAVEAQSLVALGDLVVSAGGTMNREAAALGTPVYTTFAGRLGGVDEALIRAGRLRPLTDSGDLVLEKRRVGNGQATLRDPSLLVDLVLSAVE encoded by the coding sequence ATGAGGATCTGGGTGGACATGAGCGCGCCGGCGCACGTCCTCGTGCTCAGGCCGATCATCGCCCGTTTACGGGACGCCGGTCACCATGTCCAGGTCACCTCCCGGGAGTACGCGCAGACGCAGGAGCTGCTGGAGCTCCAGGGCATCGAGCACACGCCGATCGGGCGTCACGGCGGCGCCTCCCGGGCCCAGAAGCTGCTCAGGTTGATGCAGCGCACGCCGATGATGCGGCGGTTCGGCAAGGGCCGGGGGTTCGAGCTTGCCCTTGGGCACGGCTCGTACGACCTGGCGATGGCCGCGAGGTCGCTGGGCATCCCCGAGGTGAACATGCACGACTACGAGTTCGCGGTCATGCAGCATCGGATCGCCTGCCGGCTCGCGACCCGGGTGATCTTCCCCGACTCGGTTCCCCCCGAGCGGCTGCGGCGCTACGGGGTCGGGCTGGAGAAGCTTCGCCAATACCCGGGCCTCAAGGAGGAGTACTACCTGGCGGACTTCGAGCCCGATCCGGGCGTGCTCGAGGGTCTCGGCGTCGACAGCCGGCGGGTCGTGGTCGTGGTCCGGCCGCCACCGGACGTCTCGCTGTACCACCGCAGATCCAATCCGCTCTTCCCGCAGGTTCTCGCCCGGCTTGGAGCCGATCCCGGGGTCCACGCGGTCGTTCTGCCCCGCACGGACGCCCAGCGAAGCCACCTGAAGAGCCTGGATCTTCCGTCGTTGATCGTCGCCGAAGGGGCCGTCGAGGCGCAGAGCCTGGTGGCGCTCGGCGATCTGGTCGTCTCGGCCGGAGGGACGATGAACCGCGAGGCTGCGGCGCTGGGAACGCCGGTCTACACGACTTTTGCGGGCAGGCTCGGTGGCGTCGACGAGGCGCTGATTCGCGCTGGACGCCTGCGCCCGCTGACCGATTCCGGGGACCTCGTGCTCGAGAAGCGACGCGTCGGGAACGGTCAGGCCACGCTCCGCGACCCCTCCCTCCTGGTCGACCTCGTCCTGAGTGCGGTTGAGTGA
- a CDS encoding MraY family glycosyltransferase encodes MLADGRPDAIDGLFAFLTALSIAWLLVPLTEAAARRLNAIDKPRERSLHEAPTPKLGGLAILCGVLVAGVLFLPWAPLTRAILGGAAVIALVGVLDDVFDLPAGAKLAGQVGAAMIPVFSGVWVSDFTLPFVGAVQLDDVLFRDVPLLGNVKVGHVLTVVGFVAVMNVINFIDGVDGLAAGVCVISAGTFAIIALSLDRPGAGVLAAATAGGSLGFLRHGFPPASSFMGDTGSNLLGYLLATVAVLGALKTNAVVALFFPLIVLAVPILDGGFVVAKRLKYRRPVYSADRWHFHHRMANIGFSQRRTLAYLYGWVAILAGLALALRFVPYSDNHGNFHAGWTVLIVVCSLAALAASVYLVILLEILKLRRFRLRQLVGLRGPAAPAPEEVDAGVARELETGSFAALNPETGEFEAIDPDTGEFEVVEQQ; translated from the coding sequence ATGCTCGCTGACGGAAGACCCGATGCGATCGACGGGCTGTTCGCCTTCTTGACGGCTCTTTCGATCGCCTGGCTGCTGGTCCCTTTGACCGAGGCGGCCGCGCGCCGGCTGAACGCGATCGACAAGCCCCGGGAGCGCAGCCTGCACGAGGCGCCGACGCCCAAATTGGGGGGCCTGGCGATCCTCTGCGGAGTGCTGGTCGCCGGCGTCCTCTTCCTGCCCTGGGCGCCCCTGACGAGAGCGATCCTGGGCGGCGCCGCGGTGATCGCCCTTGTGGGGGTGCTCGACGACGTCTTCGACCTGCCGGCCGGTGCGAAGCTCGCGGGCCAGGTCGGCGCCGCCATGATCCCGGTCTTCAGCGGCGTTTGGGTCAGTGACTTCACCCTGCCGTTCGTGGGCGCCGTCCAGCTCGACGACGTGCTGTTCCGTGACGTCCCCCTGCTCGGCAACGTCAAGGTGGGCCACGTCCTCACCGTGGTCGGCTTCGTGGCGGTGATGAACGTGATCAACTTCATCGACGGTGTCGACGGGCTGGCCGCGGGCGTCTGCGTGATCTCCGCGGGCACCTTCGCGATCATCGCTCTGTCGCTCGATCGCCCGGGGGCGGGGGTGCTGGCCGCGGCCACCGCCGGCGGCTCGCTGGGCTTCCTGCGGCACGGGTTCCCGCCTGCGTCCAGCTTCATGGGGGACACGGGCTCAAACCTGCTCGGCTACCTGCTCGCCACGGTCGCGGTGCTGGGCGCCCTGAAGACGAACGCCGTCGTCGCCCTGTTCTTCCCGCTGATCGTGCTTGCAGTGCCCATCCTCGACGGCGGCTTCGTGGTCGCCAAGCGGCTCAAGTACCGGCGCCCGGTGTATTCGGCCGACCGCTGGCACTTCCACCACCGGATGGCGAACATCGGCTTCTCGCAGCGGCGCACGCTGGCCTACCTGTATGGCTGGGTCGCGATCCTGGCGGGGCTGGCGCTCGCGCTTCGGTTCGTCCCCTACAGCGACAACCACGGCAATTTCCACGCCGGCTGGACGGTGCTGATCGTGGTCTGCAGCCTGGCCGCGCTCGCCGCCAGCGTCTACCTGGTGATCCTGCTCGAGATCCTCAAGCTGCGTCGCTTCCGCCTCCGCCAGCTGGTCGGGTTGCGCGGCCCGGCCGCGCCCGCGCCTGAGGAGGTTGACGCGGGCGTCGCACGCGAGCTGGAGACGGGCAGCTTCGCCGCGCTCAACCCCGAGACGGGTGAATTCGAGGCGATCGACCCCGACACGGGGGAGTTCGAGGTGGTGGAGCAGCAGTGA